In the genome of Nomascus leucogenys isolate Asia chromosome 12, Asia_NLE_v1, whole genome shotgun sequence, the window CCTGAAACGACATTCTACCTTTTAGGTTTCCAAGTTCTTAAAGTATtaccttatttatttcttaactAATTTGATAAATATGCATTGGTTATGTAATATGGCCAAAATGATGAACTTAACTAGAGTAGAGCAATGAGTGAGATCTCTGCTACCAGGGAGGAAAAATCCAGGAAGAGACATAGCTACGCCATAGATATAGATCTATGGGGTAATAGAGTTATGGGCATAATAGCAGCTGTGAGTGTGAAGGACCTTTTGGACAAAGTCCTCACAGAGGCACTGttgtttattatgtttattcACGTGCAAAAGACCAGAGGTAAAATAACAGAGTGGCGTCTTGAAGAACTCTGATGTGACTAGAGGAATAAATAAGAGGAATGGAAAACAGGAGTAAAGGGGAGGGTAATGTTGAAGGGGAGCAttcaaaggcaaataaaaaataaagtgtataatAGCATCAATATCATCTAGTCTTGAGAAGACCAACCCATAAAGAGCTGTTTTTGGTTCTGAGGGAAAATGCAATGGGAGAAATCTTCAAGCTGTTCCTCATTAATTATTACTTGGAATCTAAGTTGCCAAATGAGAAGCTTATGTTTAAAGAGATCATCACTGCGTGACTGTTAACATTGCAGGCTAAGCTGTACTCTGCTGCCCTGATGGTAGAATCCTCCCCGATATAAAAATTTTGTAGCGCTAATAGAGGGAGAAGGGCTCCCAGACTGATGATGGAGAAGACACACCTAGAAGTTAAGGCaagtaagaaacaaaaaaaaaaagaacaaatacaagAAGAATTCAGTGGGCACAGTGCCGTGATATATACTCAGAACTACAGAAGGGATCTGAGTACTACGATTCAGAAGTAGTCTATCGAAAAGGGCCTCTTCAAAAAGGGAGGGCAGACTGGGAGCAGGAAAAGACTAAAAGAACAGACCATTTCTGGTGGACAACAGGGGCTGAAGTTGCCTTGGTTGGAGAAGAAAGTTCTTGGCAGTAGCAGGCCAGGTGGAATAGCAAAAAGGGTTCAGTTTTCAGCAACTGAGCTTGAAACTCATGAAGAGGATGACATAATACTGCTGAGGACTGGGCAGGAGGTAGGGGTATAGGCACCTCTGGGCACAAGGGGACCAACTTGCAGTCTTGTCTTTGAATCAGCAGACAATCTAAGCCACAgtaggctacagagcaagattGGCTTCCAACAAACTTGTGAAAAGTCAGTAAATTTCTAAGGCTCCTTCCCACCCTTCACTCCATTTTCCAACAACTTCTCTCCCACATCCCTCAGGACTGACGCTGGTAAGTTGGAGTTTCAACCAATTTTATGCAGTGCAATAACTGGAAAAGAACCCTAGTTTTCCTTTAGTTCAATTAtctatattttcaaagtataataTGAATCTGAATGATGTAAATTCAAGACTATACAAATCAAGACTGAAACTCATtccactaatatttattgagtgcctactatgtttTGCTACTGCTCTGTTACACTGATAATAGAGGGGTGCGGACAAGTCCCTCTTCAGATGTTCTGTCGTTGTTCAATCTGCCTTAGAATCTCAATTCCCTTACCTTGTCTCTTGAGAGTTTCCAGccatcattttcaaatttttcccaTCCTCTGTTATTACCTACTCCTGAGGCATGTTGGGCTTCCTTCCTATCCTGTCCCTAACCTTACCACGCATACCTTCTCTTTAAACTCTCACTCAGAAAAGTATCTGATGCATTAAAGTCACTCTTTCCAAACTGGACTTTTTGGACACTTGagggtataaaaataaaaataaaaatcttccaaTGTCCAGGCAAGAATAGTTCCAAAGGACTGATTCTCTCATCTTCAACTCCTTTAAGAGCTCTTAAAATTGATCTGCTAGAGAAAGTGTCTTTTCCTTTcccacttctcttttcttttttttaacaaggaaAGGCATAGCAAAATCTTGCCATATGGAAGTGTCCAAGAGTGTAAGTTAATGCCAGTGCCAATGTCAGTGTTGAGAAAATAAAGGGCTAATAACCGGGTATCAAATCCTTTTGCAGGTCAGTGGTTTGCAATCTGTTTCTTTCAACGCAATTGAAATAGAAGCTAATCAAGTTGTCAGCTAatagatgaatgaaaataattttgatgataTGTTACTGAATATTTTCTGGCACACaactaataaaaagtttaaataatctAGTGTTATTTCTGTAACAAAACAAACTTTCATTCATGGAGCTATGGTACATCAATATCACTTATATGTGAACTAGTTTTCTTAGTGTTTACACctccaaaatgaaaattcagaataGAATCAATGCTAAAATATTTCTCATTGTGATAATAAGTCTTACAATACACACAAACATTGGACAAAAgcataatatacattattatgaGATAGTTTtccagtaaaattaaaaatttttgtccaATATATTTTTAggtgtttatttatatttatatttatattgctttAGGTAAATGTATGCTAATTATATAACAACTAGAGAAAATCTTCTATAAAGCACTCATAGTCTTAAAAGTACAGGAAACAATAAACATGTAGGTAGATACagagaaatcaataaaagacttgcaattataaatatattacaatacCATGAATTGTGACTTTggtgaaataaatgatttaaaatttccagttttaaaaagatatgcTCATTTGTGTACTTGTTCAAACAAGTTTCAGTGGATATCATTACCATAGCACTGATATTTAGATTTCATTAGATTTCATTGAACACATAAAGAAGTAATCTAATAGTTTCATTTAAAAGTTCAATTCTCATAATGCAGTAAAAAATTAGACTCCCtgtggctacataaatgtctgataaaaaatagatgttgtgcctgtagtccgagctacacaggaggctgaagtgaaaggattccttgagcccaggagtttgagtccagcctgaagAACACAGCAAGGactcatcctttaaaaaaaaaaaaaattgatgtcaaGTTAAAACTATGCAAATTAgtatatcatttttaaagtttcttggaggaaaataatgtttaaagacAGGTACTTAAatcacaccaaaaataaaaatgcttaatgACATTGTCACCCAATCTCAAGTCAGACTTGTAATTTTACCAGGGTCTCCCTGGAGATGTCAGGTCACTGGCAATGTTAATAGAAGACTGGAAAAGCACAGAAGAATGGTTGGGAAAATGacttcctctttcattttcctgcctcaccagTTGCATCAGTTTcccatggctgctgtaacaaactgccACAAATATGGTGGGTTTTAACAACCGAGagttattttctcacaattctggaggccagaaatccaaaatcagtaTCACTTGGCTCAATTCAAGGCATAGGCAGAGCCgcactccctctggaggctcttgAGAAATTCTTCTTGCCTCTTTTAGCTTCTGATGGCTGTGGGCATTCATTCAAGATAAAGATCTTGTGGCCAAATCACTGCAGTCTCCAAGGCCAGCATCCTTAAATCTCTCTCTGCTTCATCTTTACATTGCcttctcctgtgtgtgtgtgtttcaaattTCACTCTATCTCTGTCTTGTAAAGCcctttttcattgtatttaagGCCCACCTAGAAAACCCAGGATAAGCCCTCCATCTCAAagtccttaatttaatcacatttgcaaaatatttgcCATATGATGTAACATTTATAGATTCCAGGAATTAAGACATGTACAACTTTCAGAAGTTCAATTTTTTAACCTATTATACCTCCTAGAAATAAGACTGTCTAATTCTAGCACTACAAATgtattcaaaaatatatgtaaggTGAATGGAAAAATAACTATTCTCTGGAGCAGAGCTTCATTATCTCCTTTGTATTGAATTGTCTCTCTATTtggaaatgaatatttttcaaacCAATCTTCATACTGCCATGTTGCCTTGCATTATAGTTCAAGCAATCTCCTTGAGTTATTACTTCCCCTTAGTACAATTTCCCTTGAGAAATAAGCTTGTAGGCCCTAGCTTGAGGTCACAGAttcttttattcactcattcaacagatACTGAGTAAAGGTGCTGTGGGCTTAGGAATTTATTGTTGTTTCTAAGGGACGTAAAGGAAGAGCATGTCCTGGACAAGAAAACAAGAATCAAAATGCCAAGCAGTTCTGAAATCACTCAGAAAGTATTTATCAAGTAACCACTGTAGTTAAGATCGCTATGTAATTGAGTACTCAGGTCTGTTAACTTTTCCTATAAGGTGAGAGTAAAAACAGCAAAGTGAAGAGGAAAAAtgatataataattaatataccACTAAGCATCTTCAGTGGTTACAACCTGTGAGAGTATgttggtggtttgttgcacctatctTTCAAATCTCTTGTTCTTCCTGTGATTTATTTTAGGCACTCAATTGGACAGAGAGCCATGAGAAATTTGAGTGGAGGCCACGTCGAGGAGTTTGTCTTGGTGGGTTTCCCTGCCACTCCTCCCCTCCAGCTGCtcctctttgtccttttttttgcAATTTACCTTCTGACATTGTTGGAGAATGCACTCATTGTCTTCACAATATGGCTCACTCCAAGCCTTCATCGCCCCATGTACTTTTTCCTTGGCCATCTCTCTTTCCTGGAGCTATGGTACATCAATGTCACCATTCCTCGGCTCTTGGCAGCCTTTCTTACCCGGGATGGTAGAGTCTCCTACGTAGGTTGCATGACCCAACTGTACTTCTTTATTGCCTTAGCCTGTACTGAATGTGTGCTGTTGGCAGTTATGGCCTATGATCGCTGCCTGGCCATCTGTGGACCCCTCCATTACCCTAGTCTCATGCCTTCCAGTCTGGCCACTCGCCTTGCTGCCGCCTCTTGGGGCAGTGGCTTCTTCAGCTCCATgatgaagtttctttttatttcccaatTGTCCTACTGTGGACCCAACATTATCAACCACTTTTTCTGTGATATTTCCCCACTACTCAACCTCACCTGCTCTGACAAGGAGCAAGCAGAGCTAGTAGACTTCCTTCTGGCCCTGGTGATGATTCTACTCCCTCTACTGGCTGTGGTTTCATCATACATTGCCATCATTGCAGCCATCCTGAGGATCCCTACTTCCAGGGGACGCCACAAAGCCTTTTCCACTTGTGCCACTCATTTGGCAGTGGTTGTTATCTACTACTCCTCCACTCTCTTCACCTATGCACGGCCCCAGGCCATGTACACCTTCAACCACAACAAGATTATCTCTGTGCTCTACACTATCATTGTACCATTCTTCAACCCAGCCATCTACTGCCTGAGgaacaaggaggtgaaagaggCCTTCAGGAAGACAGTGATGGGCAGATGTCACTATCCTAGGGATGTTCCAGACTGATATACAACAGGTCCTGGGAGAGGTGAAAATAGCAGAATCTTAATAGAACCTCCTCAAGGAATCAGAATGGGCTTAAAGGGAACATAAATATAATTTGCCaacattttctctaaatattGTCTGGGACCTTCTGATACAAATGAAAGTTtatgaatc includes:
- the LOC100588343 gene encoding olfactory receptor 6P1, which gives rise to MRNLSGGHVEEFVLVGFPATPPLQLLLFVLFFAIYLLTLLENALIVFTIWLTPSLHRPMYFFLGHLSFLELWYINVTIPRLLAAFLTRDGRVSYVGCMTQLYFFIALACTECVLLAVMAYDRCLAICGPLHYPSLMPSSLATRLAAASWGSGFFSSMMKFLFISQLSYCGPNIINHFFCDISPLLNLTCSDKEQAELVDFLLALVMILLPLLAVVSSYIAIIAAILRIPTSRGRHKAFSTCATHLAVVVIYYSSTLFTYARPQAMYTFNHNKIISVLYTIIVPFFNPAIYCLRNKEVKEAFRKTVMGRCHYPRDVPD